In Lolium rigidum isolate FL_2022 chromosome 7, APGP_CSIRO_Lrig_0.1, whole genome shotgun sequence, the DNA window agcttcgaagcgctccctctgaaaccaaacggtcagataaaaaacatgggtgcgctcgaccgaaaacacccaatccagcaatcttcaggcattgatcgcacaatgaatttcgccggcaggaccttccggaacacgacaatccagcaagctcggtgggaagaagcttccgaacgatcttcacttggcgcgagagaaaccctaggactgccacctttattaggcgaacggcaggccccctcgccgccgcccgccggcaacCTGCTCCGCCGCGGACGCCGCACTCTACCAGCGGCCATGAGGCAGCAAAGAGAACGGTGACGACCAAGCAGGGTCGACCCCGACCAGACCGGCCCAACCATGCAGCGAAGAAGACCGGATAGGTAGCACGGGAATCacccagatcaagatctggagttTTCCCCAACGCCATCCAATCTGGCCCAGATCTTCACCGCCGGTCAAGGCGCCGCCGGAGGAGAGtctccgccaccaccccgaccAGGGGCGCCGCCCTGGTCGCTGCACGCAGATGAGCCACCACCACtgccctagcagccatggcgcaGATCTCCAGCGTCCACCACCCCAGTCCACCTTCGGGGgctgggcccgccgccaccgcggcaagggccggcagcagcggcggcaagCGAAGCAGCTTTATAATGATTCTAATACAATAAATTTATATCTTGTATATTTTCCAATATTAGTAACACTGTGTAAAGTTTGAGTTTGAATACAACCAGAATACGGGATCATTGTGATGGAGGGAACGCGTTGCATTTGCTTCAGGATTGTAACGATTTGACTCCTGAATAGAGAAAATCCTGTGGGAGGCTAATTTCTAGGCGGGGGAGAAATTAAACAGGGTTATAATGATTTGACTCCAACCTTTATTAACCTAACCACTTGCTTGGTTAGATAACGAAAATTGATGGCTTGACGGGACCTCGAGTCAGAAAGAAACATAAAGAATCGACGGCTCCACCCATGCCGCCATGCGACGGCGACATATCGGATGCGATTGTCAATGTCAGTTGTCAAAGGTCAATGATCGACATCACATCAACTTTCGCTAATAATTAATCAGTTAGTTCCACTTTCTCCTGTACTTGATGCAGGAGCTGCTCGGATTAGAAGTTACCACTTTTCTTCAAAAGGACTTCGTCTATTGGTCATACTCGCTCCATTTATATTTACTTTGCCTTCTGAATTCAGGTAAAGACatacttttttttgcgggtaggtAAAGACATACTTTGTAAAATTTGATACCAAATAAATCAATATTCAAGATGTCAAATACATATAATTTGAAAATACACTTTAGAACGATTCTGATGTGATAGATTTTACATTACAGAAGTTGTTATTTTTCATAAAAAAATAGAAAGTTGACTTTGACCAAATTGAGAACATGAATTACCATATCCTTTGTCCATTCCTTGTATTGTTGGCTTCATGCAAGTGGTGTGTGAAAAACTGAAATGAATGGAAGACAAGTGTTGTTTAATTTCTAGCTGATGCAGTTCAGAAACTTTTCAACGGATTGCCGTGGTTTTCAGCTCGAACATACACACCAAGGCGAGGGGGAGCGAATGAGGGCTGCATAGACATGCTTATGAGCAAGCATAGCAGTACACGTGAGTAGTTTGCATGCAATCTTCATCTTGATTAATTAGGATAGCCAGGATACAAAAGCAGGTAGGCCTAGCTTAGCTATGACGAGAACAAAATCGACCGTACCAAAGAACCAACCCAACTAAGACCACATTAAGCTATCAGCTAGGAGTATCTGCGGGTTTGCAGTATCAGACAGAGTCGACCGATGAGCCAAAACCACGATATTATCACATAATTCAGCAGACAGTGGATGTTTTTTTACCTATATATACTTGCATTGCATGGCGCCATCAGATCTTCTGCTAGCTGCTACATCGCTGTACAACACTATATGTAGTAGCTAGGTAGGATCTCCGATCAAGTTAAGCAGCCGCATTATTGGCAAAACAGTGCTAGCTTAGCAAGATTGGAGCTGTAAACTTACACAGGTACAGATTTGGGCAATCAAACAAAGATCGCGTGGCCAAATAAGAATTAGTCTTCTCTGCTGAGCCAGGCACTAGCTAGCCAGATGCTGTCATGCACGCAAGAAAACTTAATTTACAGGGATCGAACAATGACAATTTTCTCTGTTTCTCACCATACTGAATTATATGCTGCCTAAGTCCGGAGCGTCATCATATCTGGATAGGCGTTGAATTGTTCGTGGTGGTTAGCCGCAGAAGGAACAGATCGAgagtcaaaagttattctttctgTTCAAGTTTCTCGTATAGTAAGTAATACTTAATTAACCTGCAACTTTTGGACAAGCCAAGTTGCTAGCTTCACATGATCAATTGTTTATTTGCAGCTACATGCATGGTCTAGTCTAGTCTAATGGAGCCAGTTTAGGACTCGCCATTTTGACAGAGTTAACCGGCTGGCGAGTTGGTCAGAGGTCAAAATCTTTGTCAGCTTAAAATTCAGATCGTAACGAGTTGACCACATAGTCTATCGATCGCCGCGTAGACGGCTGGGCCGGGAGAGGAGTTATAAATTATAATAAGGATCGGATCGAGCAAGTCACCTCGGTTGGATGTATCAGGATCCGTATCCATTTCTCCATAGTTCTTCAGCGTTGGCCCCCCGTTATTTTGGAATTAGGTGGGTGATGATCCGCTCGCAAAGCAAATCGAGAGCAATCAGATTGTTGTGGGTTTTGTTGTGCAAAGTGGGGCGGGGACCAGGAATATGAACGATTAGTTGCCCCTATGTCTGTCAGCAAGGGGATTTAATTAGGGGATCATGTCCATAATGAGAATGCTTGCTAAGATACAGCTGAGGATGATTATGTGATTGTATATGCAACGTAAGGCAAGAAGCTGTTGTAGAACTATCAGGCAACAGGGGGTAAAGGTAACCCTAGCTGCTGCCGCCACATGCCCTGCCCATCCATCTCCATTCCTTGCCGCCGCCGGCAGGTGCTGCTTCGGCGGAGCTTCTTCGGAGCGATCCGCGGTGGTGATTGGGGCTTCCGCTGGTGCAGAGGTGGTGGATCTGTCGCTATTCATCGACTTCATCGATGGGATGCGGTGGatctttgttcaaggtagcatgggGACGTCCGCAGCGAAATGTGTCTTGTTGCTTGCAGCGAGCATGTACATTAATTGTTCATTAACTCACAAAGCTATGGGTGTTTTTTTTTGGATCTGGTAATGTTGGAAGCTCTGTGTCTCTTCCAACGCGCGTCTAGGCGGCACTAGAGTTTGACGGCGGCCGTTGGTTTTGGCGAGTGCaggaaacttgagataattttcaGCAAAGTTTTCAGAACATATGTTTTATTCTAGTGTATTTATTAGTGTATTCCTATATTTGCTAACTCATGTAACTTGACTTTCTATACGCGGTTActctcaaaaaaatctgccatcaCCCATCAGACTGAGCATTAAAATGGAACGTTTGGCCCTTGACAAAACCGTATCGTTCCTTGTAGAGATCGGCCCTCTTGTCAAAACCTCCTGAAGCACTAGGTTTGGGTCTAAACTCCTTTCTGCTTATTAGCATTCTCCATGCTGATCACCATCTTTACTTTAAAGAATCTAATGCTTGAATCACCATCTGTTGAGCGTACAACACCTGGGCCTAAATCAGGAGCACCAGCGGGCTATGAAAAACTCTTCTAGACTGAAAAGAATCAGGTAAGTAGACAGCACAGCAGCTGGACATCACAGGCTGAAATGGCACAAACATTTGTTTCTAATGTGGATGTCAATACCAATAACACCCTTGAGGATGGATCCTCCAGAGATACAATATCTTGACAAGGCAGCATTCAGCATGTCATGGTTCTGTCGAATTGGCATGtgctccctctgttccataacaTAAGATGCTTGTAACGGAGGCAACATATTTCTTAGCTGTCTGCTGCAGAAATGAAACAGTCTTTGCATTCTTTAGTCTGGAAAAGGTATCTCTTCtttttagattttattttcatgttaATTCTTTCTGCAACTGTGAGAAGATCTCTGcatgaacattttttttttttcaggCTCATGGGACAAACACAACATCGACAGCAATGATATATTGACAGTGACCATGCGAGATTCCAGCAATGCCATGCAACATGCACCGGATGATTCCAGAATCGATTTGAAAGAACCACCACAATACCACGGTTTTCATGACTGATCATTGAGATTTAAGGTCGTGATTCAGTACTTCAGGAGAAAGGCATCAATACAAGGTAATACAACATACTATTCAATTATCCAACCATTCAAGAGAAGAGAAGTTACACAAACAAATTTGAGCCTACTCTCCGAACCAGGGAAACATATCCCACGACACCAAATATATGTGTATCAGCACTACGATTGATTGACCGGTGCATAATTTATCACATGTAAAGCCCCTCGGGCACACCTTCCTTCTTCTTGAACATGACCTTCTCCTTTGCCTTCTTGAAGTCAGCGTGTGTCACCTAGGGAATCAGGAAACAGCGCATCAAGAACATGAAGTGAAATACATGATACGTAGCATTTTACAACATTTATTATGAGGCCACACCAAAACTTAACATCCCTAAACACTAGTCTTGTATATATAGAAAGGGATAGTGATCTGTGACTTTCAAAACTAATTCCTAGCTAATAAAAGTTAACTCTTGAAGTGCTAACGAAGTTCCTCCAAGAGTATAGATAATAGCCTATCGCTAGTTTAGCGGTGCATAAGACAAGGTTATGCAGCAAAAACAGTATGGTTCGGTATCTGTAGTATGCCAGTTAGTGAAATGAGGTGTCTACTTCAGTGACTTCCCCATTTGAATTATAGACTATATAAAGGTCCAGCCTTACCTTCATTCTACGCTCTCTCAAAGCAAGCAATCCGGATTCAGTACATATTGCTTTAATATCAGCACCCGAAAATTCGTCCTTAGTCATGACGAACTCCTCCAGGTTCACATCATCTGACAATGTCATCTTAGCTGTGTGTATCTGCACAATTTACAACATTTATGAGAACAAAAGGAACTTTGCATCCTATAATGTTATGTTTAACATGTACTGATGGAAAAGTGCAATACCTGGAAGATGCGACGCCTAGTTTTAATGTCTGGAAGAGGAAATTCGATCTTTCGGTCAATTCGGCCAGGGCGAAGCAAGGCTGGATCAAGACTTTCAATGCGATTTGTTGCTAGAATAACTTTCACATCTCCACGTGAGTCAAAACCATCTAGCTGGTTCAACAGCTCCAACATGGTTCTCTGAATTTCACGCTCCCCTCCCGAATGAGCATCGTACCTCTTTGTTCCAACTGCATCAATTTCATCAATGAAGACTATTGATGGAGAAAGCTCATCTGCCACTCTGAATAGTTCCCGGACTAGCTTTGGACCATCACCAAGGTACTTCTGAATAAGTTCACTTCCAACAACACGCAAGAAAGTTGCAGATGTCGAGTTAGCAACAGCCTGCAATAACAATTTCAAGTAATCACAGGTCATACATTAGCACCAATATGGCCAAATATTACAGCATGCAATGAATAAAGGACGACTGAAGCCTGCAATACGCCaataagagaagaagaagaatgtaTCAACGACCAATATGGAGGCCAGGACACTAACCTTGGCAAGTAAAGTCTTCCCTGTTCCAGGTTCTCCGTATAATATGACCCCCTTGGGTGGCCTGATTCCAATATCTTCATAGAGCTCTGGATGAGTCAGCGGAAGCTCAACGGCCTCTTTTATTTCCTGAATCTGAGCATCTAGCCCACCAATATCCGCATATGATTCTAGGGGAGCTTTCTCAACTTTCATCACAGATACCATAGGATCAACTTCGTCTTGCAAAATCCCAACCACGGAGAGGACCTGGAAAATTAATTCTTGTGAGCAGTCTAACTTAAGCATCATCTTACTAATTGTGTGACTCTGTAATTGATAAGCAAGCATGGTCATCAAGCACAAGAAAATGGTACTCCCTCTGTCACAAGCATGGTCTAACAAAGTGATTATACACCTGCACAAGCATTGATACCCCCCTCACACTTGATGATCACAAGAATACGAGGTTGGAAGAACATGCTTTCGAATATCTCATGTAGTACATAGTAACTTGGTCTTCATAGTACACAATTATCCTAGATTTCAGAAGTGAGCCTATGAATAAGCTTTGAAGAGTCCTGTCACaagaatagcagaaaacagcagcgaTGCCGTACATAAAGGCTCTAGCAGCCTTTAAACCCAACTAAGTATGTTTCAGTTAACTTGCACGCATATTTGACCAAATTCAGATTACCAAATACCCCCGACTCCAATTCCTCTGCCGATTCAGACTACGCAGATGCCCAATTCACTGAGCAACCTTAAAGGCTTCAATCGACTTGCTATGGTTGATGACTTCGCTCTCGTCGAGGATGGAGCATCCGGGCTCCAGCTGGTCCTTGTCGAGGAAGGAGAGCATGCTGACGTAGTACTCGGGACCGACGGATGAGGAGACGATGGCGAGCCCCATGGTCGCCGGCGAGGGTTTGCGGGATTTCGGTGCGGATCTGTttgggtgcgagcgagcgagactGGTTGGAGTTTTCCCCTCCCCCTTGCCCTCTTTTTCTCTGGATTCAATCAACTTACTCTGCAAGCAAGGAGGGTATATTGGACACTCTGTGGCGAGATGGGCCGATCTAACACGAATATGTGGCTATGAATAAGCTTTGAAGAGTCCTAAGTCACatgaatagcagaaaacagcagttACATTCTACATCAAGGCTCTagtagcctttaaaacaaaaccaAGTATGTTTCAGTTAACTTGCACGCATATTTGACCAAATTCAGATTATAGAAGCAAAGTTCACCAAATACTCTTGATTCCAATTTCCCTGCCGATTCAGACTACACGGATCCCCAATTCACTGAGCAACCTAAAAGGCTTCAATCGACTTGCTATGGTTGATGAATTCCCCTAAGATCCAAACCCTAAGATCCAACCAGATACATGGATCTCGAAAGCAAACTCGGGACGTAAGACGGATCCGTACCTTGTTGAGAAAGTGATTATACACCTGCACGTCCATTGACACCCCCTCACACTTGATGATAACAACAATACAAGTTTGGAAGCACGTGCTTTGGTATATCTAATGCTATAGTAATTGGTCTTCATAGTACACAATTATCCTAGATTTCAGAAGTGAACCTATGAGTAAGCTTTGAAGAGTTCTATGTCACatgaatagcagaaaacagcactgATATTCTACATAAAGGCTCTAGTAGCCTTTAAACCTCAGTAAGTATGTTTCAGTTAACTTGCACGCATATTTGACCAAATTCAGATTATAGAAGGAAAGTTCACCAAGTACCCCTGGCTCTAATTCATCTGCCGATTCAGACTACACAGATCACCAATTCACTGAGCAACCTAAAAGATACTACTAGACTGAACGTGCTTCAATCAACTTGCTATGGTTGATGAATTTCCCTAAGATCCAAACCCTACTACCCTCACCAGATACATAGATCGAGAAAGCAAACTGAGAACGGAGACGGATCCGTACCTTATTGTGCATGAGGATGGAGCATCCGGGCTCCAGCTGGTCCTTGTCGACGAAGGAGAGTATGCTGACGTAGTACTCGGGTCCGACGGAGGAGGAGACGATGGCGTGGCTCTCGTCGATGATCTCCTCGAGGGATCCGACGCT includes these proteins:
- the LOC124670727 gene encoding 26S proteasome regulatory subunit 4 homolog — translated: MGQGTPGGMGKQGGAPGDRGKPGGDGDKKDKKFEPPAAPSRVGRKQRRQKGPEAAARLPHVAPLSKCRLRLLKLERVKDYLLMEEEFVAAQERLRPTEEKTEEDRSKVDDLRGTPMSVGSLEEIIDESHAIVSSSVGPEYYVSILSFVDKDQLEPGCSILMHNKVLSVVGILQDEVDPMVSVMKVEKAPLESYADIGGLDAQIQEIKEAVELPLTHPELYEDIGIRPPKGVILYGEPGTGKTLLAKAVANSTSATFLRVVGSELIQKYLGDGPKLVRELFRVADELSPSIVFIDEIDAVGTKRYDAHSGGEREIQRTMLELLNQLDGFDSRGDVKVILATNRIESLDPALLRPGRIDRKIEFPLPDIKTRRRIFQIHTAKMTLSDDVNLEEFVMTKDEFSGADIKAICTESGLLALRERRMKVTHADFKKAKEKVMFKKKEGVPEGLYM